In Micromonospora purpureochromogenes, a single window of DNA contains:
- a CDS encoding cyclase family protein encodes MLGYFNTLSNWGRWGDDDELGTLNHITDDVRLAAARAVHHGRSVSCAWEVAVPEDMERSTTTCPCAADMPGAEDMPVPEFRNDRRWGFSSERLGITFHGNTVTHVDSPCHIFWDGTMYNGRSHSLVGAATGSAWAAVTAAANGIITRGVLLDIARVRDVPWLEPGQGVFPDDLEEAERRQGVRVRSGDAVLLRTGYGRVRHEAGAASGFTQAGWHASCLPWLHEREVALIGADTPQDVQPSGYEDVLMPVHAVSLVAMGLWLLDNCDLEVCATTAAELGQWDFHLAVAPVRFAGTSGSPVNPIATF; translated from the coding sequence GTGCTCGGGTACTTCAACACGCTGTCGAACTGGGGACGGTGGGGCGACGACGACGAACTCGGCACTCTGAACCACATCACCGACGACGTCCGGCTGGCGGCGGCGCGGGCCGTGCACCACGGCAGGAGCGTGTCGTGCGCATGGGAGGTTGCCGTACCGGAGGACATGGAGCGGTCGACGACGACGTGCCCGTGCGCCGCCGACATGCCGGGTGCCGAGGACATGCCGGTGCCTGAATTCCGCAACGACCGGCGCTGGGGCTTTTCGTCGGAGCGGCTCGGCATCACGTTCCACGGCAACACCGTCACCCACGTCGACTCGCCGTGCCACATCTTCTGGGACGGCACGATGTACAACGGACGGTCGCACTCGTTGGTCGGCGCCGCAACGGGATCGGCGTGGGCGGCTGTCACGGCGGCGGCGAACGGGATCATCACGCGTGGTGTCTTGCTGGACATTGCGAGGGTTCGCGATGTGCCGTGGTTGGAACCGGGGCAGGGTGTGTTTCCCGACGATCTCGAGGAGGCCGAGCGTCGCCAGGGTGTGCGGGTGCGATCCGGCGATGCGGTACTCCTGCGGACCGGCTATGGGCGCGTCCGGCACGAGGCCGGTGCGGCCAGCGGTTTCACGCAGGCCGGCTGGCACGCGTCCTGCCTGCCGTGGCTGCATGAACGGGAGGTCGCGCTGATCGGCGCTGACACCCCCCAGGACGTTCAGCCGTCGGGGTACGAAGACGTGTTGATGCCGGTTCACGCCGTGAGCCTCGTCGCGATGGGTCTGTGGCTGCTCGACAACTGCGACCTGGAGGTGTGCGCGACGACGGCTGCCGAGCTCGGCCAGTGGGACTTCCACCTCGCAGTCGCGCCGGTCCGCTTCGCCGGTACGTCCGGCAGCCCGGTCAACCCGATCGCCACATTCTGA
- a CDS encoding low temperature requirement protein A encodes MTAGKTGELLRDHAEPQRATYVELFFDVILVFALTRLSHTLFNDLTWLGALHTVILLAAFWWVWVFTAWTTNRLNPAQPAIQLVIIPIMLGTLIMAGAAPEAFGDDGMIFAATYVIIQVSRALFVTVALHGREVAIGSLQQLIWSCFSGTLWIAGAFTHGTARVVIWLAAAALGYTMSRLDFRLPKLGPARIATQTVNAEHLAERYQQIMIVAFGETILASGGQFAAFGFDRDRVTAFVLAFAITTLLWRIYFYRAGLLLPAVIATSTSPAVFSRSASYAHLLMAAGIVLSSVGDEIIITHPFAEPNLVWSAVILCGPAIYLAGRARLDYLSFSRVAYSRVIGLLVLVALAPAIAFLPPIYIAVVAVIILTAIATSDTISWRFRPSEPTPPPARGLYLRP; translated from the coding sequence ATGACCGCCGGGAAGACGGGCGAACTGCTGCGGGATCACGCCGAGCCGCAGCGCGCCACCTACGTCGAACTCTTCTTCGACGTGATCCTCGTGTTCGCGCTGACCCGGCTCTCGCACACCCTGTTCAACGACCTCACCTGGCTCGGCGCCCTGCACACCGTGATCCTGCTCGCGGCGTTCTGGTGGGTCTGGGTCTTCACCGCCTGGACCACGAACCGCCTCAACCCCGCCCAGCCCGCGATCCAGCTAGTGATCATCCCCATCATGCTCGGCACCCTGATCATGGCGGGTGCGGCACCTGAGGCGTTCGGCGACGATGGCATGATCTTCGCCGCCACCTACGTCATCATCCAGGTCAGCCGCGCCCTCTTCGTCACGGTCGCACTGCACGGCCGAGAGGTGGCGATCGGCTCCCTGCAACAGCTCATCTGGTCCTGCTTCTCCGGGACGCTGTGGATCGCCGGCGCATTCACCCACGGCACCGCCCGAGTGGTGATCTGGCTCGCCGCGGCGGCCCTCGGCTACACCATGAGCCGGCTGGACTTCCGGCTGCCCAAACTCGGCCCGGCCCGGATCGCCACGCAGACGGTCAACGCGGAGCACCTCGCCGAACGCTACCAGCAGATCATGATCGTCGCGTTCGGCGAAACGATCCTGGCCTCAGGCGGCCAGTTCGCCGCCTTCGGCTTCGACCGGGACCGCGTGACCGCCTTCGTGCTGGCGTTCGCCATCACCACGCTGCTGTGGCGGATCTACTTCTACCGGGCAGGGCTGCTCCTCCCGGCCGTGATCGCAACGAGCACCAGCCCCGCCGTATTCAGCCGCTCTGCCTCCTACGCCCACCTGCTCATGGCCGCCGGCATCGTACTCAGCTCCGTCGGCGACGAAATCATCATCACCCACCCGTTCGCCGAACCCAACCTGGTCTGGTCCGCTGTCATCCTCTGTGGACCAGCGATCTACCTGGCCGGCCGCGCCCGACTCGACTATCTGTCCTTCAGCCGCGTCGCGTATTCCCGGGTGATCGGACTACTCGTGCTGGTCGCGCTGGCGCCCGCGATCGCGTTCCTGCCACCGATCTACATCGCCGTCGTGGCCGTCATCATCCTCACCGCGATCGCCACCTCGGACACCATCTCCTGGCGATTCCGCCCCAGCGAGCCAACCCCGCCACCAGCCCGCGGACTGTATCTACGCCCATAG